In one Ictalurus furcatus strain D&B chromosome 10, Billie_1.0, whole genome shotgun sequence genomic region, the following are encoded:
- the LOC128614282 gene encoding C2 calcium-dependent domain-containing protein 4C: protein MWVLEKIRSTVENNAPRPGEVGDKQDKAPIYSNVLTPDKIPDFFIPPKLVSCPPETETLDVKPKEGLRPSTSEQTIGNKISSPRSPRLVSKLAGDTKNLLRAANRHIIQIESADDVVAGDTNADPQSQTAMSLSYIPKTQTSYGFATLLESPHTRRKESLFHCDHSSPVTSPNTQRKSPGKTGTEVNRLNPLDFNTSHINPYRYFSGGESDTCSSAESSPFSSPLLSRSASLLKIFTHETQAKVVKAKRTFARHSSLSTDECSSAEPSPSVPRRLHSPAGGGLLDHQHGKDRQQREHKVNLHKGGILRLCADYDPGTARLRVRIISAEDIYDQTFDIKSINCCVSLYLNPGKQQKQRSTIIKNSRNPVFNEDFFFDSVSSAQVKSLALKIKVVNKGTSLKRDSLVGEREVPLGKLLPGL, encoded by the coding sequence ATGTGGGTTCTGGAGAAAATCCGGAGCACAGTGGAGAACAATGCTCCCCGACCAGGGGAGGTAGGAGACAAACAGGACAAAGCACCCATCTACAGCAACGTTCTCACGCCTGATAAGATCCCGGACTTCTTCATCCCTCCCAAGCTGGTGAGCTGCCCACCAGAGACTGAAACACTAGACGTGAAGCCCAAGGAAGGTCTACGGCCTTCCACCTCAGAGCAGACCATTGGCAACAAAATCAGCAGCCCTCGAAGTCCTCGCCTGGTCAGCAAACTAGCTGGAGACACCAAAAACCTGCTAAGGGCTGCCAACCGTCACATCATTCAGATCGAGAGTGCAGATGATGTCGTTGCTGGGGACACCAATGCTGACCCTCAGTCTCAGACAGCTATGTCTTTGTCATATATTCCAAAGACTCAGACCTCCTACGGATTTGCTACACTATTGGAGAGTCCCCACACTCGCCGGAAAGAGTCGCTCTTCCACTGTGACCACTCAAGCCCAGTCACGTCCCCCAACACCCAACGCAAGTCACCAGGCAAGACCGGTACTGAAGTTAACCGTCTGAACCCTCTGGATTTCAACACGTCCCACATCAACCCATATCGCTACTTTAGTGGGGGCGAGAGCGACACATGCTCCTCAGCTGAGTCGTCCCCTTTCAGCTCACCTCTGCTGTCCCGCTCTGCTTCCTTGCTCAAGATCTTCACCCATGAGACTCAGGCCAAAGTGGTCAAAGCCAAGAGGACGTTCGCCCGGCACAGTTCGCTCTCCACGGATGAGTGCAGCTCTGCAGAGCCCAGCCCCAGCGTGCCCAGGAGGCTCCACTCTCCCGCAGGTGGTGGACTCCTGGACCATCAGCATGGAAAGGACAGACAGCAAAGGGAGCACAAGGTCAACCTCCACAAGGGAGGCATTCTCCGGCTCTGTGCTGATTATGACCCAGGAACAGCACGTTTGCGCGTCCGCATCATTTCGGCTGAGGACATTTATGACCAGACATTTGACATAAAGAGCATTAACTGCTGTGTGTCACTCTACCTCAACCCGGGCAAGCAGCAAAAGCAGAGAAGCACTATAATCAAGAACAGCCGCAATCCTGTCTTCAACGAGGACTTCTTTTTTGATTCTGTGAGCTCAGCTCAGGTGAAAAGCCTAGCTCTGAAGATCAAAGTGGTGAACAAGGGCACTAGCCTGAAAAGGGACAGCCTAGTAGGCGAGAGAGAGGTTCCTCTGGGGAAGCTGCTGCCTGGTCTTTAA